A genomic window from Yarrowia lipolytica chromosome 1D, complete sequence includes:
- a CDS encoding uncharacterized protein (Compare to YALI0D21450g, similar to Saccharomyces cerevisiae MUD1 (YBR119W); ancestral locus Anc_3.379, similar to uniprot|O74968 Schizosaccharomyces pombe Small nuclear ribonucleoprotein): MASIAPCETIYIRNINEKIKIPTLKTTLKEICKEYGDVLDVVAHGNLRLRGQAFVVFDSIDSAESAISALNSTKVDGLKGSVVEVTYAKSPSDATMAKKGDKELDAHVRARVAQKELKQLSDSNKRRAEPVRTAETPAKKAKTSTETTYNPVHKILLLQNLPKSASQDTVAALFSDLPGYVEVRLVPARQVGFAEFETEAQAVVAKEKSQGADIDGEKLIVSYAKK, from the exons atggCATCCATAGCTCCTTGCGAGAC AATATACATTCGCAACATCaacgagaagatcaagatCCCAACCCTCAAAACGACACTGAAGGAGATATGCAAGGAGTACGGCGACGTGCTGGATGTGGTGGCCCATGGGAATCTGCGACTGAGAGGGCAGGCATTTGTGGTGTTTGATAGCATTGACTCGGCAGAGTCTGCCATCTCAGCGTTGAACAGCACCAAGGTGGACGGTCTGAAGGGATCCGTAGTGGAGGTGACATACGCCAAATCTCCCAGTGATGCCACGATGGCCAAAAAGggagacaaggagctggacgcCCATGTGAGAGCAAGAGTGGCtcagaaggagctcaaacagctgtcCGATTCCAACAAACGACGTGCGGAACCTGTCAGAACAGCCGAAACGCCGGcaaagaaggccaagacaAGCACAGAAACCACCTACAACCCCGTGCacaagattctgctgctccagaacctTCCCAAGTCGGCCTCCCAAGATACTGTGGCTGCTCTGTTTTCAGATCTGCCCGGCTACGTGGAAGTGCGTCTTGTGCCTGCTCGTCAGGTTGGTTTTGCCGAGTTTGAGACCGAGGCTCAGGCCGTGGTGGCCAAGGAAAAGAGCCAGGGAGCTGACATTGACGGCGAGAAGCTCATTGTCAGCTACGCCAAGAAGTGA